The proteins below are encoded in one region of Bremerella sp. P1:
- a CDS encoding multiheme c-type cytochrome, translated as MPAAKKLTSQLAVLTLGLSLVSALWFWGAAPTTVEAIPHLISQPHPYDVDWPEVYMTLANKCAGCHRPNTKRVDLSTYEALLAGKSGNDRLVIPGNPKDSALLMYIEWDEHAQPGSGMPRTPEMPPDKMEWLTPGQQEAIYRWIENGALEYALPENCNITPLTEMEFPSAKQCQTCHPKQYDEWSRSMHAYAQHSPVFEAFNLTLMERTQGTQGTFCTRCHTPVGTALGENGNRRNVHRSRVSMEGVTCVSCHRRSTKHYKSSGRVPIEPGKLEDVCMYGPFDDATGGEAMATHESKGLPYIKTSQFCGECHDVTNPQGVRLEEAFSEWQNSPAAKQGITCQQCHMGPVQGVPFKDCERPLGRAAVVPDVPEEQIPLRPLTDHTFAGPDYSLLPDTEFPEKLDWMYEVDYRDWNSLTEYQKETLTELRKKNRHSNRIAAQKRYEVLSQAADLYVSAPETAGCGDKVHINVEVKSKLSGHSFPTGFTAERQAWVSVLVHDEQGRIVFTSGDLDDNGDLRDEHSHAVLAGKIPYDKHLLNFQNKFTALTSEGTDRSVVLSVNRHLNPLSFVRPADGISASFGRPPVFRIAKGSLAPLSKQGRTYPVHLPKQPGTYRVTARLNFRHLPPTLLDRIGTPHLKHLLEVVVLQEWCGTIEVTP; from the coding sequence ATGCCCGCAGCCAAAAAATTGACCTCCCAATTGGCGGTTTTGACCCTCGGTCTGAGCCTGGTCAGCGCGCTGTGGTTCTGGGGTGCGGCCCCGACAACCGTGGAAGCAATTCCCCATCTGATTTCGCAGCCTCATCCCTACGATGTCGATTGGCCCGAAGTCTATATGACCCTGGCCAACAAGTGTGCCGGATGCCATCGCCCTAACACAAAGCGGGTCGACCTGAGCACCTACGAGGCCCTGCTCGCCGGCAAGTCAGGCAACGATCGCCTTGTCATTCCAGGCAACCCGAAAGACTCGGCACTGCTGATGTACATCGAATGGGACGAACACGCCCAGCCTGGATCTGGCATGCCGCGTACGCCGGAAATGCCACCAGACAAGATGGAGTGGCTTACCCCAGGTCAGCAGGAAGCAATCTACCGCTGGATCGAAAACGGTGCCCTGGAATACGCACTGCCTGAGAACTGCAATATCACTCCGCTGACCGAGATGGAATTTCCATCGGCCAAGCAGTGTCAGACCTGCCATCCGAAACAGTACGACGAATGGTCCCGTTCGATGCACGCCTATGCCCAGCATAGCCCTGTGTTTGAGGCCTTCAACTTGACCCTCATGGAACGCACCCAAGGAACGCAAGGAACCTTCTGCACACGCTGCCATACGCCGGTCGGTACGGCACTGGGCGAGAATGGCAACCGCCGCAACGTCCACCGTTCGCGGGTCTCGATGGAAGGGGTTACCTGTGTCTCTTGCCACCGCCGCAGCACCAAGCACTACAAGTCGAGCGGGCGTGTCCCGATCGAACCCGGCAAGTTAGAAGACGTGTGCATGTATGGTCCCTTCGACGATGCCACCGGCGGCGAAGCGATGGCAACACACGAATCAAAAGGCCTTCCCTACATCAAGACTTCGCAGTTCTGCGGCGAATGCCACGACGTGACCAACCCACAAGGCGTCCGTCTTGAAGAAGCGTTCAGCGAGTGGCAAAACAGCCCGGCGGCCAAGCAAGGGATTACCTGCCAACAGTGCCACATGGGTCCCGTACAAGGCGTTCCGTTCAAAGACTGCGAACGCCCCTTGGGACGAGCAGCCGTGGTGCCAGACGTACCGGAAGAACAGATCCCCCTTCGCCCACTCACCGATCACACCTTCGCCGGTCCTGATTACTCTCTGCTTCCCGATACCGAGTTCCCTGAGAAGCTCGACTGGATGTACGAGGTCGATTACCGTGACTGGAATTCACTGACGGAATACCAAAAGGAAACGCTCACGGAGCTTCGCAAGAAGAACCGTCACAGCAATCGCATCGCCGCCCAAAAGCGATACGAAGTGCTGTCCCAGGCAGCGGACCTTTACGTGAGTGCTCCGGAAACAGCCGGTTGTGGCGACAAGGTTCATATCAACGTCGAAGTGAAGAGCAAGCTGTCCGGGCACAGCTTCCCCACCGGTTTTACCGCCGAACGCCAGGCTTGGGTTTCAGTCCTGGTGCATGACGAACAAGGACGGATTGTCTTCACCTCGGGCGACCTCGATGACAACGGCGACCTGCGCGACGAACATAGCCACGCCGTCCTGGCCGGCAAGATTCCATACGATAAGCACTTGCTCAACTTCCAAAACAAGTTCACAGCACTCACGTCCGAAGGCACGGATCGCTCGGTGGTTCTCTCGGTGAATCGCCACCTGAATCCCCTCAGCTTCGTGCGTCCTGCCGATGGCATCTCCGCCTCGTTCGGCCGACCTCCGGTATTCCGAATCGCCAAGGGAAGCCTGGCTCCCCTTTCCAAGCAAGGGCGAACCTATCCCGTACACCTGCCTAAGCAGCCAGGAACGTACCGCGTGACGGCCCGTCTCAACTTCCGTCACCTTCCTCCAACACTTCTAGATCGCATCGGTACGCCTCACTTGAAGCATCTGCTCGAGGTGGTCGTCCTGCAAGAATGGTGTGGCACCATCGAGGTCACTCCATGA
- a CDS encoding peptidylprolyl isomerase, whose amino-acid sequence MKFPYLSSSATVIGFAVCLGLLTAGCGSSDSANPPAVSINDPASGGTDTASHTVSTDTPGTARKRSDFRGEEFPEVILTTTKGDIHLKLDAKKAPATVDNFLTNYISTNHYDGTIFHYVQPKGMVLGGLFDAGMNPRETKSEIQNEAMNGLKNKRGTIAMSRDPSFIHSSTCQFFINCADNTAFDHIGTDDSSSFGYCVFGEVVEGMDVVDAISKVEVQSSDGFVNLPREPVQILSAQRVK is encoded by the coding sequence ATGAAGTTCCCGTACTTATCATCGTCGGCAACCGTTATCGGTTTTGCTGTTTGTCTTGGCTTGTTGACCGCTGGCTGTGGATCTTCCGATTCGGCCAATCCACCGGCTGTCAGCATCAACGATCCGGCTAGTGGCGGCACAGATACCGCTTCGCACACCGTCTCGACCGACACACCTGGCACCGCCCGAAAGCGTTCTGACTTTCGCGGCGAAGAGTTTCCTGAAGTCATCCTGACTACGACTAAGGGGGATATCCATCTGAAGCTGGACGCCAAAAAGGCTCCTGCGACGGTCGACAACTTTCTAACGAACTACATTTCGACCAATCACTACGATGGGACGATCTTTCACTATGTGCAGCCCAAGGGAATGGTCCTGGGCGGCTTGTTCGACGCTGGCATGAATCCTCGCGAAACGAAGAGCGAAATTCAGAACGAGGCCATGAACGGCCTGAAGAATAAGCGTGGCACGATCGCCATGTCGCGCGATCCCAGCTTCATTCACAGCTCCACGTGCCAGTTCTTCATCAACTGTGCCGACAACACGGCGTTCGATCACATTGGTACCGACGATTCCAGCAGCTTCGGCTACTGTGTCTTCGGCGAAGTGGTCGAAGGGATGGACGTGGTCGATGCCATTTCCAAGGTCGAAGTTCAATCGAGCGATGGGTTTGTTAATCTGCCACGTGAGCCAGTTCAGATTCTATCGGCCCAACGCGTCAAATGA
- a CDS encoding glycosyltransferase family 2 protein: MKLSLVIPVYNEDESLEKLHEEICEVVTANNYDVEIIFIDDGSKDESWNVVSKLVEKDARIRGLKFRRNFGKAAGLDAGFQEAQGDVIITMDADLQDDPQEIPRFLEQLDAGYDVVSGWKQVRHDPWHKVGPSRVFNWMVSTLTGVKLHDHNCGMKCYRGEIFDEVRLYGELHRFVPVLAAAHGWKVGEIVINHRARQFGHSKYGVRRFLKGFLDLTTVAFITGYGQRPQHLLGGIGLLFFALGFLGLFGLSGWWVVDRLVGAEEPIELHKRAIFYYSIVSLLLGTQFVTVGLLAEIIRSAMAPQTKSYFISQKVGVRDEAN, from the coding sequence ATGAAGCTCTCCCTGGTGATCCCCGTCTACAACGAAGACGAGAGTCTCGAAAAACTACACGAAGAAATCTGCGAAGTCGTCACGGCCAACAACTACGACGTCGAGATCATCTTTATCGACGACGGCTCGAAGGATGAATCATGGAATGTTGTCTCGAAGTTGGTCGAGAAAGACGCACGCATTCGTGGGCTCAAGTTTCGTCGCAACTTCGGCAAAGCGGCCGGCCTGGATGCTGGGTTTCAGGAAGCCCAAGGGGATGTGATCATCACCATGGATGCCGACCTGCAAGACGATCCGCAGGAGATTCCACGCTTCCTGGAACAACTCGACGCCGGCTACGATGTGGTCAGCGGTTGGAAGCAAGTGCGACATGACCCATGGCATAAGGTCGGACCTTCGCGCGTCTTCAACTGGATGGTCAGCACGCTTACGGGTGTCAAGTTGCACGATCATAACTGTGGCATGAAGTGCTACCGCGGTGAGATCTTCGACGAGGTTCGCCTGTATGGCGAGCTTCATCGTTTTGTGCCGGTGCTGGCCGCGGCCCACGGCTGGAAGGTCGGCGAGATTGTGATCAATCACCGAGCCCGGCAGTTCGGCCACTCGAAGTACGGTGTGCGCCGCTTCCTGAAGGGGTTCCTCGATCTAACGACCGTAGCGTTCATCACCGGCTATGGTCAACGTCCGCAGCACCTCTTGGGTGGCATCGGCTTGTTGTTCTTTGCCCTGGGGTTCCTGGGGTTGTTCGGGCTCTCGGGCTGGTGGGTCGTCGATCGACTGGTAGGGGCGGAAGAACCGATCGAACTGCACAAGCGAGCCATCTTCTACTATTCCATCGTCTCGCTCCTGCTGGGCACGCAGTTTGTCACCGTGGGCTTGTTGGCCGAAATCATTCGTTCGGCGATGGCTCCGCAGACCAAGTCGTACTTCATCTCGCAGAAGGTAGGCGTGCGTGACGAAGCCAACTAG
- the aroA gene encoding 3-phosphoshikimate 1-carboxyvinyltransferase produces the protein MVAEIAITPCGPITGSIRPPGSKSLTNRALIIAALAEGQSTLTGALESEDTEVMIDSLRRIGVSILHDPETHTLTVEGNGGKFHGDNTEMFIANSGTSMRFLTALATLGQGTFRLDGIARMRERPIGDLIEALIQLGANIRTEFDNACPPVLVDAKGLPGGQATIAGNISSQYLSGLLMAAPYASGEVQLQVDGELVSKPYVRMTTQIMRDFGATLEENDCVRFVIPGGQTYQGCQYAIEPDASAASYFWGAAAVSGGKVTVEGLSRDALQGDVGFCEALAQMGCQVDYQPDSITVTGGKLRGINIDMGEISDTVQTLSAVALFADGPTTITGVAHNRHKETDRIGDLACELRKLGATVEELEDGMIITPGTLQPARIETYNDHRMAMSLALVGLRQEGVVILNPACTSKTYPHFFEDLAQICGT, from the coding sequence GTGGTCGCTGAAATTGCCATTACCCCGTGCGGTCCCATTACGGGATCGATTCGTCCGCCTGGCTCGAAAAGTCTTACCAATCGCGCCTTGATCATCGCTGCTTTGGCCGAAGGTCAATCAACGCTAACCGGCGCGTTGGAAAGCGAAGACACGGAAGTGATGATCGATAGCCTGCGCCGAATTGGTGTATCGATTCTTCACGATCCCGAAACCCACACGCTAACGGTCGAAGGAAACGGCGGCAAGTTCCACGGCGATAACACGGAAATGTTCATCGCCAACAGCGGCACCTCGATGCGGTTTCTCACCGCGCTGGCAACTCTCGGCCAAGGCACCTTTCGCCTGGACGGAATTGCCCGCATGCGAGAACGCCCGATCGGAGACCTGATCGAAGCTCTAATACAACTGGGCGCCAACATCCGCACCGAGTTTGATAATGCCTGTCCTCCAGTGCTCGTCGACGCCAAGGGCCTACCCGGCGGCCAGGCAACCATCGCCGGCAATATCAGTAGTCAGTACCTCAGCGGCCTTTTGATGGCAGCACCCTACGCTTCTGGCGAGGTCCAACTGCAAGTCGACGGCGAGTTGGTTTCCAAACCATACGTCCGTATGACGACCCAAATCATGCGGGACTTCGGTGCGACGCTTGAGGAAAACGATTGCGTTCGTTTCGTCATCCCTGGGGGTCAAACCTACCAGGGGTGCCAATACGCGATCGAACCCGATGCCTCGGCGGCAAGCTACTTCTGGGGTGCCGCCGCGGTCAGTGGCGGAAAGGTCACCGTCGAAGGACTTTCACGCGATGCCCTGCAAGGGGATGTCGGCTTCTGCGAAGCACTCGCCCAGATGGGCTGCCAGGTCGACTACCAGCCAGACAGCATCACCGTTACCGGTGGCAAGCTCCGCGGTATCAACATCGACATGGGCGAAATCAGCGACACGGTTCAAACCCTTTCCGCGGTCGCCTTGTTTGCCGACGGCCCCACCACGATTACCGGCGTTGCGCATAACCGCCACAAAGAAACCGACCGGATTGGTGACCTCGCGTGTGAGCTTCGCAAGCTAGGAGCGACCGTCGAGGAACTGGAAGACGGGATGATCATCACGCCCGGCACGCTGCAGCCGGCTCGGATCGAAACTTACAATGATCACCGAATGGCCATGAGCCTGGCCCTGGTCGGACTTCGCCAAGAAGGCGTTGTGATCCTCAACCCCGCCTGTACCAGCAAGACCTATCCTCACTTCTTCGAGGACCTCGCCCAAATCTGCGGCACCTAA
- the topA gene encoding type I DNA topoisomerase: MAESGNSKKALVIVESPAKARTISKFLGKNYLVEASIGHVRDLPQGAKEIPQQYKDQDWAYLGVNVNENFDPVYIVPTDKKQQVTKLKKLLKESDELYLATDEDREGEAISWHLQEILKPKVPVHRLVFHEITESAITEALEHPRTIDDGLVRAQETRRILDRLYGYEVSPLLWRKIKPKLSAGRVQSVAVRLIVQRERDRMAFHSATYWDLVATFEVDGQSFDATLVEADGKRVPSSRDFDSSTGKVNKEGLLLLDEDGANALLQRIKDTDFSVSNLENKPYTSKPAAPFTTSTLQQEANRKLGFTARRTMQVAQSLYENGYITYMRTDSTNLAQVAIDASRKLVESEYGKDYLPEKPRLYSSKVKNAQEAHEAIRPAGNEFRKPDSVKGELSAEQFKLFELIWKRTVACQMADARGHRISINIGGAEAVFYVSGKTIDFPGFLRAYVEGSDDPQAELADRETLLPAVTVGQKVDAKEFDPKSHTTQPPARFSEASLTRSLEEMGIGRPSTYASIIDTILRREYVFKKGNALVPTWTSFAVVGLMEAHLERLVDYDFTAKMEDDLDSISRGEADANDYLKKFYFGVENHGLKQVIEERIKDVDARSVNSIPLGAPEEGEHREEVFVRVGRYGPYVEQGERRGSIPDELPPDEIDLAKAMDILEQSEKGEEPMGEHPETGKPIYLKTGRFGPYVQMGSSDDDEKPKNASLLKGMNVGDVNLETAIKLLSLPREVGLHPEDQKPIVAYNGRFGPYIKWNDETRSLPAEISPIDIEMDKALELLAQPKTRGRRGAPKEPLKTLDKSPVTEEVIKIMDGRYGPYVTDGETNASLPKGASPDELTMEVALQLLADRAAKGGTKKKKAKKKTTKKATKKKTAKKKTTKKAATKKTAKKSTTKKAATKKTAKKAEESTSDEAPF, translated from the coding sequence ATGGCGGAATCGGGTAACAGCAAAAAAGCCTTGGTAATCGTTGAGTCCCCGGCCAAGGCTCGTACGATCTCTAAATTCCTGGGAAAGAACTACCTCGTCGAGGCGTCGATCGGTCACGTTCGTGATCTACCCCAAGGTGCGAAGGAAATCCCGCAGCAATATAAGGACCAGGACTGGGCCTACCTGGGGGTGAACGTCAACGAGAACTTCGACCCGGTCTACATCGTTCCGACCGACAAGAAGCAACAGGTCACCAAGCTCAAAAAGCTGCTGAAGGAGTCGGACGAACTTTACCTCGCGACGGACGAAGACCGCGAAGGGGAAGCAATCAGCTGGCATCTGCAGGAAATCTTGAAGCCGAAAGTGCCGGTACATCGGCTCGTTTTCCACGAAATCACCGAATCGGCCATCACGGAAGCTCTGGAGCACCCCCGCACGATCGACGACGGGCTGGTCCGTGCGCAGGAAACGCGTCGTATCCTTGACCGTTTATATGGTTACGAAGTCTCGCCGCTCTTGTGGCGGAAGATCAAACCCAAACTATCCGCTGGCCGGGTGCAAAGTGTGGCCGTGCGTCTGATCGTGCAGCGCGAACGCGACCGCATGGCGTTCCATTCGGCCACCTATTGGGACCTGGTCGCAACGTTTGAGGTCGATGGCCAGTCGTTTGACGCGACTTTGGTCGAAGCAGACGGCAAACGCGTCCCGTCGAGCCGCGACTTTGATTCCTCGACCGGTAAGGTCAATAAAGAAGGTCTGCTGCTTCTCGATGAAGATGGCGCTAACGCGCTACTACAGCGGATCAAGGATACCGACTTCTCGGTCAGTAATCTCGAAAACAAGCCGTACACCAGCAAGCCGGCGGCTCCATTTACGACCAGTACGCTGCAGCAGGAAGCCAACCGTAAGCTCGGCTTCACGGCCCGGCGAACGATGCAGGTTGCTCAGAGCTTATACGAAAACGGTTACATCACTTACATGCGTACCGACTCGACCAACCTGGCCCAGGTTGCGATCGACGCGTCGCGTAAGCTGGTCGAAAGCGAATACGGCAAAGACTACCTGCCTGAGAAGCCTCGGCTCTACTCGTCGAAGGTCAAGAACGCTCAGGAAGCTCACGAAGCGATTCGACCTGCGGGTAATGAATTCCGCAAGCCTGACTCGGTGAAGGGGGAATTGAGTGCCGAACAGTTCAAGCTGTTCGAGTTGATCTGGAAACGAACCGTGGCCTGCCAGATGGCCGATGCCCGTGGCCACCGCATTTCGATCAACATTGGCGGCGCCGAAGCGGTCTTCTACGTCAGTGGTAAGACGATCGATTTCCCTGGCTTTTTGCGGGCCTACGTCGAAGGATCGGACGATCCTCAAGCCGAGTTGGCCGACCGCGAAACGCTGTTGCCAGCGGTCACTGTCGGGCAAAAAGTCGACGCGAAAGAGTTCGACCCGAAGAGCCACACCACCCAGCCGCCTGCCCGCTTCAGTGAAGCTTCGCTGACCCGCAGCCTGGAAGAAATGGGCATTGGTCGTCCGAGTACGTACGCTTCGATTATCGATACGATTCTTCGCCGCGAATACGTCTTTAAGAAGGGGAACGCCCTGGTTCCCACGTGGACGTCATTTGCCGTAGTTGGCCTGATGGAAGCCCATCTCGAGCGACTGGTCGACTACGACTTCACCGCCAAGATGGAAGACGACCTCGACAGCATCAGCCGCGGGGAAGCAGACGCGAACGACTACCTGAAGAAGTTCTACTTCGGCGTCGAAAACCACGGTCTTAAGCAGGTCATTGAAGAACGCATTAAGGACGTCGATGCCCGCAGCGTGAACTCGATTCCGCTGGGTGCACCTGAAGAAGGGGAGCATCGCGAAGAAGTCTTTGTGCGGGTTGGTCGGTATGGACCGTACGTCGAACAAGGCGAACGCCGTGGATCGATTCCCGATGAGTTGCCGCCGGATGAAATCGACCTGGCCAAGGCCATGGACATTCTCGAGCAGTCCGAAAAAGGGGAAGAGCCAATGGGCGAGCACCCCGAGACCGGCAAACCGATCTATCTGAAGACGGGGCGTTTCGGCCCGTACGTTCAGATGGGATCGTCGGACGACGACGAGAAGCCAAAGAACGCTTCGCTGCTCAAAGGCATGAACGTCGGCGACGTGAACCTGGAAACCGCGATCAAGCTGCTTTCGCTGCCACGCGAAGTGGGGCTGCACCCAGAAGATCAGAAGCCGATCGTCGCTTACAACGGTCGATTCGGTCCTTACATCAAGTGGAACGACGAGACGCGCTCGCTCCCGGCCGAGATTTCGCCGATCGATATCGAGATGGACAAGGCCCTCGAGTTGTTGGCCCAGCCGAAGACGCGCGGCCGTCGCGGTGCTCCGAAGGAACCTCTCAAGACACTCGACAAGTCGCCGGTGACCGAAGAAGTGATCAAGATCATGGACGGCCGCTACGGTCCCTATGTGACCGACGGCGAGACGAATGCTTCGCTTCCCAAGGGAGCTTCGCCCGACGAATTGACGATGGAAGTCGCGTTGCAACTTCTGGCCGATCGTGCCGCCAAGGGTGGTACGAAAAAGAAGAAGGCCAAGAAGAAGACGACCAAAAAGGCCACCAAGAAGAAGACCGCCAAAAAGAAAACCACGAAGAAGGCGGCCACCAAGAAGACGGCCAAAAAGTCGACGACGAAGAAAGCGGCTACCAAGAAGACCGCTAAGAAAGCGGAAGAGTCGACCAGCGACGAAGCCCCGTTCTAA
- a CDS encoding outer membrane protein assembly factor BamB family protein: MRILLSFVCLAAIASSAVADWRQFRGNDTTGSSASCVLPDRWSPDGDNIAWKVELPGRGPSSPILVDEKVIVTTADGADLEQLHVLCYSAADGKKLWQRNFWATGRTFCHPQTTPAAPSPVSDGKNVYAFFGSSDLICLDLDGNLKWYRGLGHEHPKAGNDVGMASSPIVLDDTVVVQIENQGDSFAAGINAENGQTRWFLPRAERANWASPLALKSVNTGDESVALLQNNEGVTAVSSKSGEILWELGGGASTISTSLTTGDQAFIVSKGLTVLDLKDPRVKPEIVWEANKLNPSSMSPILHDGKVYTINGSGVLNCGDAETGDLEWALRLKGKFWATPVIAGQKLIAINYDGLAMVVNLSGKKGEIVEEIDMGENIQATPALGENAMYVKGERHLWKIANKQ, translated from the coding sequence ATGCGTATTCTACTTAGCTTCGTATGCCTGGCCGCGATCGCCTCGAGCGCAGTAGCCGACTGGCGACAGTTCCGCGGCAACGACACCACCGGATCCTCCGCATCGTGCGTACTGCCCGACCGATGGTCGCCGGATGGGGACAACATTGCCTGGAAGGTCGAACTGCCAGGCCGGGGGCCATCGAGCCCGATTCTGGTTGACGAAAAAGTCATCGTCACGACCGCCGACGGAGCCGATCTCGAGCAACTACACGTGCTGTGCTACTCCGCCGCCGATGGCAAGAAGCTATGGCAACGCAATTTCTGGGCAACCGGCCGAACCTTCTGTCATCCGCAGACAACGCCTGCCGCACCCAGCCCCGTTAGCGACGGTAAGAATGTCTACGCGTTCTTCGGTTCGAGCGATCTGATCTGCTTGGACCTGGACGGGAACTTAAAGTGGTACCGCGGCCTCGGTCACGAACACCCCAAGGCTGGCAACGACGTCGGCATGGCCAGTTCGCCGATTGTGCTCGACGATACGGTCGTCGTTCAGATTGAAAACCAAGGCGACTCCTTCGCCGCCGGCATCAATGCTGAAAACGGTCAGACGAGATGGTTCCTGCCTCGTGCCGAACGAGCCAACTGGGCATCTCCCCTGGCCTTGAAGTCAGTCAACACTGGCGACGAAAGCGTTGCCCTCTTGCAGAACAACGAAGGCGTTACGGCCGTCTCTTCCAAGAGTGGTGAGATTCTCTGGGAACTGGGTGGCGGTGCCTCGACGATCTCAACGTCGCTTACTACCGGCGATCAGGCCTTCATTGTCTCGAAGGGCCTGACCGTACTCGATTTGAAAGATCCTCGCGTCAAACCTGAGATTGTCTGGGAAGCCAACAAGCTGAACCCTTCGTCGATGAGCCCTATCCTGCACGATGGCAAGGTTTACACCATCAATGGCAGCGGCGTACTGAATTGCGGTGACGCGGAAACGGGCGATCTGGAGTGGGCTTTGCGTCTGAAGGGTAAGTTCTGGGCCACCCCAGTTATCGCGGGCCAGAAGCTAATTGCCATCAATTACGATGGCCTGGCCATGGTGGTCAACCTATCCGGCAAGAAGGGGGAAATCGTCGAGGAAATCGACATGGGTGAAAACATCCAAGCGACCCCAGCCTTGGGCGAAAATGCGATGTACGTCAAAGGGGAACGCCACCTGTGGAAGATCGCCAACAAGCAGTAA
- a CDS encoding lysylphosphatidylglycerol synthase transmembrane domain-containing protein yields the protein MNAIQIIVMVLVAWGIWRNIEKAIAQVHEQNFSFEELRWPWIVLAGVVYLLGTLPMGLFWYRLMKAMKQDPQLYSAVRAYFIGHLGKYVPGKALVVVLRTSLVQGSNLQRSVVATAVFAETLTMVAVGAVYGTILVVIWFSEQQLLLWTAVGIGLAASFVTLPPVFRTVVLLLKVSRINPEIEEKLSGLSYGTMAWGWGANIIGWTLLCSSLYATMVSIPEADAQMAGGLTVFPLLAATVCLAMVVGFVTPIPGGMGVREYVIMEMMAPVFGPVVAVVSAVLLRVAWLLAEVALAIILYAIPVPEPATDDTTSESTSSEENSSTDPAQNPA from the coding sequence ATGAACGCAATTCAGATCATTGTGATGGTTCTGGTTGCCTGGGGGATTTGGCGAAATATCGAAAAAGCGATCGCCCAAGTTCACGAACAAAATTTTTCTTTTGAAGAACTTCGCTGGCCCTGGATTGTTCTCGCGGGGGTTGTCTACCTGCTGGGAACCCTCCCCATGGGGCTATTCTGGTACCGGTTGATGAAGGCCATGAAGCAGGACCCACAGCTATATAGCGCTGTGCGAGCCTATTTCATTGGTCACCTCGGGAAGTACGTCCCGGGCAAGGCATTGGTCGTGGTGCTGCGAACATCGTTGGTGCAAGGCAGTAACCTGCAACGTTCGGTTGTCGCGACCGCCGTGTTCGCCGAGACGTTAACGATGGTTGCCGTGGGGGCGGTGTACGGAACGATCTTGGTCGTCATCTGGTTTTCCGAGCAGCAATTGCTTCTGTGGACGGCCGTCGGAATTGGCTTGGCCGCCAGCTTTGTCACGTTGCCGCCGGTGTTCCGCACCGTTGTCCTCTTATTAAAGGTCTCGCGGATCAATCCCGAGATTGAAGAGAAGTTATCCGGGCTGAGCTACGGGACCATGGCCTGGGGGTGGGGCGCGAACATCATCGGATGGACCTTACTATGTAGTAGTCTGTACGCGACGATGGTCAGCATTCCCGAAGCCGATGCCCAAATGGCGGGTGGCCTGACGGTGTTTCCGTTATTGGCCGCCACGGTTTGCCTGGCGATGGTGGTTGGTTTCGTAACGCCCATTCCCGGTGGTATGGGCGTTCGTGAATATGTGATTATGGAAATGATGGCCCCGGTCTTTGGTCCGGTGGTCGCCGTGGTGTCGGCCGTATTGTTGCGGGTGGCATGGCTTTTGGCAGAAGTGGCGTTGGCGATTATCCTATATGCCATTCCCGTCCCCGAGCCTGCCACCGACGATACAACTTCGGAGTCCACTTCTTCCGAAGAAAACTCGTCCACCGATCCCGCCCAAAACCCTGCATAA